The Triticum aestivum cultivar Chinese Spring chromosome 3A, IWGSC CS RefSeq v2.1, whole genome shotgun sequence genome includes a region encoding these proteins:
- the LOC123058085 gene encoding lachrymatory-factor synthase, which translates to MDVPTAGGAAAAAPQRRAWEWEGRVVSPVPAATADEAWALLSDFLAFHKWHPRVAVCRLASASPSGAAAAPGCVRYCEGTPPGDGAPADWAHETLLEHDQARRFFRYEMNDNNMGFGAFFAAFRVVPAAHAAGGCELRWEFECEPVRGTPKEALEARLQAGLDGMAARVHEHLMSARAAVAAAAPAPAVAAGLEAADELKLDNSIAA; encoded by the coding sequence ATGGACGTGCCGACCGCcggtggagccgccgccgccgcaccgcagCGCAGGGCCTGGGAGTGGGAGGGCCGGGTGGTGTCCCcggtgccggcggcgacggcggacgaGGCGTGGGCGCTGCTGTCAGACTTCCTGGCGTTCCACAAGTGGCACCCGCGCGTGGCGGTGTGCCGCCTGGCGTCGGCGTCGCCCTCCGGCGCCGCGGCGGCGCCCGGGTGCGTGCGCTACTGCGAGGGCACCCCGCCGGGCGACGGGGCGCCCGCCGACTGGGCGCACGAGACGCTCCTGGAGCACGACCAGGCCCGCCGCTTCTTCCGCTACGAGATGAACGACAACAACATGGGGTTCGGCGCCTTCTTCGCCGCCTTCCGCGTCGTCCCCGCCGCCCACGCGGCCGGCGGGTGCGAGCTGCGGTGGGAGTTCGAGTGCGAGCCCGTGCGGGGCACGCCCAAGGAGGCGCTCGAGGCGCGGCTGCAGGCCGGGCTCGACGGCATGGCCGCGCGCGTGCACGAGCACCTCATGTCCGcgcgcgctgccgtcgccgcagccgCGCCGGCCCCCGCCGTGGCCGCAGGGCTGGAGGCCGCCGACGAGCTCAAGCTCGACAACTCCATCGCGGCCTGA